One genomic window of Streptomyces spiramyceticus includes the following:
- the rsgA gene encoding ribosome small subunit-dependent GTPase A, protein MFNASLNTSHHSAAQHTLAAYGWDAAWEAEFAPYAAQGLLPGRVVRVDRGQCDVVTADGIVRADTTYVTPHDPLRVVCTGDWAAVDPVGDPQFVRAYLPRRTAFVRSTSSSRSEGQILAANVDHAIIAVSLAVELDLGRIERFLALAWESGAQPLVVLTKADLVPDATGLSYLVDDVETTAPGVQVLAVSATTGDGIDVLNAVVSGGTSVLLGVSGAGKSTLANALLGEDVMDVQAAREVDGKGRHTTTTRNLLALPGGGVLIDTPGLRGVGLWDAEAGVGQVFSEIEALAEDCRFHDCAHEAEPGCAVLAAIEDGTLPHRRLDSYRKLLRENRRIVAKTDARLRREMLKDWKRKGAEGRFAMEAKRGKVR, encoded by the coding sequence TTGTTCAACGCTTCGCTCAACACGTCCCACCACTCCGCTGCCCAGCACACCCTCGCCGCCTACGGCTGGGATGCAGCATGGGAAGCCGAATTCGCTCCGTACGCCGCACAGGGCCTGCTGCCCGGCCGTGTCGTACGGGTCGACCGGGGCCAGTGCGACGTCGTCACCGCCGACGGCATCGTCCGCGCCGACACCACCTACGTAACTCCCCACGATCCACTGCGCGTTGTCTGCACCGGTGACTGGGCGGCCGTCGACCCCGTCGGCGATCCGCAGTTCGTACGGGCGTATCTGCCGCGCCGTACGGCTTTCGTACGCTCCACCTCCTCCTCCCGGTCCGAGGGGCAGATCCTCGCGGCCAACGTCGACCACGCGATCATCGCGGTGTCCCTCGCAGTCGAGCTCGACCTCGGGCGCATCGAGCGGTTCCTGGCGCTGGCGTGGGAGTCGGGCGCCCAGCCGTTGGTCGTCCTCACCAAGGCCGACCTGGTGCCGGACGCCACCGGGCTCTCGTACCTCGTCGACGACGTGGAGACCACCGCGCCCGGCGTGCAGGTGCTGGCCGTCAGCGCCACGACGGGCGACGGCATCGACGTACTCAACGCCGTCGTCTCGGGCGGTACGAGCGTGCTGCTCGGGGTGTCCGGTGCGGGCAAGTCGACCCTTGCCAACGCGCTGCTCGGCGAGGACGTGATGGATGTGCAGGCCGCCCGTGAAGTCGACGGCAAGGGCCGCCACACCACCACGACGCGCAACCTGCTCGCGCTGCCCGGCGGGGGAGTGCTCATCGATACGCCCGGACTGCGCGGTGTGGGGCTGTGGGACGCCGAGGCCGGTGTCGGGCAGGTCTTCTCGGAGATCGAGGCGCTGGCCGAAGACTGCCGGTTCCACGACTGCGCCCACGAGGCGGAGCCGGGCTGCGCGGTCCTCGCCGCCATCGAGGACGGCACACTGCCCCACCGGCGCCTCGACAGCTACCGCAAGCTGCTGCGCGAGAACCGGCGCATCGTCGCCAAGACCGATGCCCGTCTGCGGCGCGAGATGCTGAAGGACTGGAAGCGCAAGGGCGCGGAGGGGCGCTTCGCGATGGAGGCCAAGCGCGGCAAGGTGCGCTAG
- a CDS encoding DNA-3-methyladenine glycosylase 2 family protein, producing the protein MDEETKYEAVTSRDARFDGEFFFAVVTTGIYCRPSCPAVTPKRKNVRFYPTAAAAQGNGFRACRRCRPDAVPGSADWNARADVVGRAMRMIGDGVVDREGVPGLAGRLGYSTRQVQRQLTAELGAGPVALARAQRAHTARVLLQTTGLPVTEIAFASGFASVRQFNDTIRQIYARTPSELRVESGTKTGTKDIAGSSAGPALAAGIPLRLAHRGAYAAREVFDLLASEAVPRIEEVVGEPGARTYRRTLRMPYGTGIVAVDEAPHNGWLEARIHLTDLRDLTTAVQRLRRLFDLDADPYAVDERLAADPRLAPLVAARPGLRSPGAADPDEFAVRALVGREGAVQLIETYGKALDQPCGALTHVFPEPGALAGADDPALRALATALADGDVRLDPGADRDEAQRGLLALPGITTRTAGLIRMRALGDPDVLPDGGPEDGFGGGAQSDGWRPWRSYAVRHLWTVGPEPG; encoded by the coding sequence ATGGACGAAGAGACCAAGTACGAGGCGGTGACCAGCCGCGACGCGCGCTTCGACGGAGAGTTCTTCTTCGCCGTCGTGACCACCGGCATCTACTGCCGGCCGAGCTGCCCCGCCGTCACCCCCAAGCGCAAGAACGTCCGCTTCTACCCGACCGCGGCCGCCGCCCAGGGCAACGGCTTCCGCGCCTGCCGCCGCTGCCGGCCCGACGCCGTACCCGGCTCCGCCGACTGGAACGCGCGCGCCGATGTCGTGGGCCGCGCCATGCGGATGATCGGCGACGGAGTCGTCGACCGCGAGGGCGTCCCCGGGCTCGCCGGGCGGCTCGGCTACAGCACGCGGCAGGTGCAGCGGCAGCTCACCGCCGAGCTGGGCGCCGGGCCCGTCGCGCTCGCCCGCGCGCAGCGCGCGCACACCGCCCGCGTACTGCTCCAGACGACCGGGCTGCCGGTCACGGAGATCGCATTCGCGTCCGGCTTCGCGAGCGTGCGGCAGTTCAACGACACGATCCGGCAGATCTACGCCCGCACCCCGAGCGAGCTGCGCGTCGAGTCGGGGACGAAGACCGGGACCAAAGACATCGCGGGCAGCAGCGCCGGACCCGCCCTCGCCGCCGGGATTCCGCTGCGGCTCGCCCATCGCGGGGCGTACGCCGCCCGTGAGGTCTTCGACCTCCTCGCGAGCGAGGCCGTCCCACGCATCGAGGAGGTCGTCGGCGAGCCGGGCGCCCGCACCTACCGGCGCACGCTGCGGATGCCGTACGGCACGGGCATCGTTGCCGTCGACGAAGCGCCGCACAACGGCTGGCTCGAAGCCCGCATCCACCTCACCGATCTGCGCGACCTCACCACCGCCGTCCAGCGCCTGCGCAGGCTCTTCGACCTGGACGCCGACCCGTACGCCGTCGACGAACGACTCGCCGCCGACCCGCGCCTGGCACCGCTGGTCGCCGCCCGGCCCGGACTGCGCTCGCCGGGCGCCGCCGATCCGGACGAGTTCGCGGTACGGGCGCTGGTGGGGCGGGAAGGCGCCGTACAGCTCATCGAAACGTACGGAAAGGCCCTGGACCAGCCCTGCGGTGCGCTGACCCACGTCTTCCCCGAGCCGGGCGCCCTCGCCGGGGCCGACGACCCCGCACTGCGGGCCCTCGCGACCGCCCTCGCCGACGGCGACGTACGCCTGGATCCGGGTGCCGACCGCGACGAGGCGCAACGGGGGCTGCTCGCGCTGCCCGGGATCACCACGAGGACGGCGGGGCTGATCAGGATGCGGGCGCTCGGTGATCCCGACGTGCTGCCGGACGGGGGACCGGAGGACGGGTTCGGGGGCGGGGCGCAGTCGGACGGGTGGCGGCCCTGGCGTTCGTACGCCGTACGGCACCTCTGGACGGTCGGTCCGGAACCCGGCTGA
- a CDS encoding PPOX class F420-dependent oxidoreductase, with product MTAFSDAERAYLKTQRLGRMATVDPTGRPQANPVGFFPQDDGTVLIGGHALGTTKKWRNLQANPKVALVVDDIVSLRPWAVRGVDIRGEAELLTGPHELGPHFSQELIRIHPQKIHSWGLD from the coding sequence ATGACCGCATTCAGCGATGCCGAGCGCGCGTACCTCAAGACGCAGCGCCTGGGGCGTATGGCGACTGTCGATCCCACGGGTCGGCCGCAGGCCAATCCGGTCGGCTTCTTCCCGCAGGACGACGGGACCGTCCTGATCGGCGGCCACGCCCTCGGCACGACCAAGAAGTGGCGCAACCTCCAGGCGAATCCGAAGGTCGCGCTGGTGGTCGACGACATCGTGAGTCTGCGCCCGTGGGCGGTGCGCGGGGTGGACATCCGGGGCGAGGCCGAGCTGCTGACGGGCCCGCACGAGCTCGGGCCGCACTTCAGCCAGGAGCTCATCCGGATCCACCCGCAGAAGATCCACAGCTGGGGCCTGGACTAG
- a CDS encoding DUF456 domain-containing protein — translation MGVWQLVAVGLVMLLGLLGVLVPGVPGQAIVWASVVWWALEDKTAVAWVVLIGATCVLLLNVALRPLLPARRHSEAGVPLRTLLVGGAAAIGGFFLLPVVGAIAGFVGGIYGVERARLGSHGGGWASTRTVMRAVGYPVLVELFTCLLVVGAWVGALIWG, via the coding sequence ATGGGTGTGTGGCAGCTCGTCGCCGTCGGTCTGGTGATGCTGCTCGGCCTGCTCGGTGTGCTGGTGCCGGGTGTGCCGGGGCAGGCCATCGTGTGGGCGTCGGTGGTGTGGTGGGCCCTGGAGGACAAAACGGCTGTCGCCTGGGTCGTACTGATCGGCGCCACCTGTGTGCTGCTGCTCAACGTGGCGCTGAGGCCCCTGCTGCCCGCCCGCCGCCACAGCGAGGCCGGGGTTCCGCTGCGGACGCTCCTGGTGGGCGGGGCCGCCGCCATCGGCGGGTTCTTCCTGCTGCCCGTGGTGGGCGCGATCGCGGGTTTCGTCGGCGGGATCTACGGGGTGGAGCGGGCGCGGCTCGGCAGCCACGGGGGCGGCTGGGCATCCACACGTACGGTCATGCGCGCCGTCGGCTACCCGGTGCTGGTGGAGTTGTTCACGTGCCTGCTGGTGGTGGGGGCCTGGGTGGGCGCGCTGATCTGGGGCTGA
- a CDS encoding helix-turn-helix domain-containing protein, with translation MLGAIGLNEAQESAYRALVAVGAAEVPDLAHRLALPEADTERALRGLERQGLAARSSARTGRWVAAPPGVALGALLTQQRRELEQAELTAALLAQEYRVEADEPAVHDLVEVVTGASAVDRRFAQLRLGAAKEVCALVTGGPNVVVGMDNEAEERASRGVMYRVVVEREVLTLPAGIVELSTALGRDEQVRVVDTVPTKLVVADRSTAMVPLTGRGADPAALVVHASGLLESLMGLFEAVWREALPLRLGAGGAGGAMAEEAGPGPDAVDLQVLSLLLAGMTDASVAKQLELGLRTVQRRVKGLMELAGVTTRLQLGWHAYERGWVARD, from the coding sequence ATGCTGGGAGCCATTGGTCTGAACGAGGCGCAGGAGTCGGCGTACCGCGCGCTCGTCGCCGTAGGAGCGGCGGAGGTGCCCGATCTGGCGCACCGGCTGGCGCTGCCCGAGGCCGATACGGAGCGGGCGCTGCGCGGCCTGGAGCGGCAGGGGCTCGCCGCCCGGTCGTCCGCCCGTACGGGGCGCTGGGTGGCGGCGCCGCCGGGGGTCGCGCTGGGTGCGCTGCTGACCCAGCAGCGGCGTGAGCTGGAGCAGGCGGAGCTGACGGCGGCTCTGCTCGCGCAGGAGTACCGGGTGGAGGCGGACGAGCCGGCCGTGCACGATCTGGTCGAGGTCGTGACGGGCGCCAGTGCGGTGGACCGCCGCTTCGCCCAGCTCCGGCTCGGTGCGGCCAAGGAGGTGTGCGCACTCGTGACCGGCGGGCCCAATGTGGTGGTTGGCATGGACAACGAGGCGGAGGAGCGGGCGTCGCGCGGTGTGATGTACCGGGTGGTGGTCGAGCGCGAGGTGCTCACGCTGCCGGCCGGGATCGTCGAGCTCTCCACCGCACTGGGGCGCGACGAGCAGGTCCGGGTGGTGGACACGGTGCCGACCAAGCTCGTCGTGGCGGACCGGAGCACGGCGATGGTGCCGCTGACGGGACGCGGCGCCGACCCTGCGGCTCTCGTCGTCCATGCGAGCGGGCTGCTGGAGTCGCTGATGGGCCTGTTCGAGGCGGTGTGGCGGGAGGCGCTGCCGCTGCGCCTCGGGGCGGGCGGAGCCGGCGGGGCGATGGCCGAAGAAGCGGGGCCCGGGCCCGATGCCGTCGATCTCCAGGTGCTGTCGCTGCTGCTCGCCGGGATGACCGACGCGAGCGTCGCCAAGCAGCTGGAGCTGGGCCTGCGGACCGTGCAGCGCCGCGTGAAGGGGCTGATGGAGCTGGCGGGCGTGACGACCCGGCTGCAGCTGGGCTGGCATGCGTACGAGCGCGGCTGGGTGGCCCGCGACTGA
- a CDS encoding protein phosphatase 2C domain-containing protein, with product MSQQGERHTTNEDEWWGRLYDETAPDTGPAPPGDTLDDRFDSAVDTVAEPPPPPAPEPASAPPPPPVPKRSPSPPVMPSQRAPWEPPEAPSAPPSPGDAPPEAWRPTAHHTPEARTAWDATAPPEAWEPPATPSPQQQPQPQPDLHGHPPRPRTVHVGDGPPTYDAEPTALPVADPDELQPLVADTVLDGAQYGTYTLRAASIRGDSARYRGEPRRDALLTARFGHGDDALVLVAVASGVRAAESAHLAAADACLWIGGGVGRSHARLADDIRAGRRGDLKSGLHRLTDRTYGKLRAGASRLDLDSEEYTASLRCLLLPADPQCRTRVFFGVGAGGLFRLRDGAWQDLEPLVPEPAAGTGEPVVGFGSVPAETSDGDRLTMDLGITTPPSPYVESGPPPTEPFRFRASVARPGDTLLLCSGGLAEPLRGEPALGKELAERWAPTEPPGLAEYLADVGLRVKGYADDRTAVAVWEA from the coding sequence ATGAGCCAGCAGGGGGAGAGGCACACCACGAACGAGGACGAGTGGTGGGGCCGACTGTACGACGAGACCGCCCCGGACACAGGCCCCGCGCCGCCGGGCGACACCCTGGACGACAGATTCGACTCCGCCGTGGACACAGTCGCGGAGCCACCGCCTCCACCCGCGCCCGAACCCGCATCCGCGCCCCCACCCCCGCCCGTGCCGAAACGGTCACCCTCACCCCCCGTCATGCCCAGCCAGCGCGCCCCCTGGGAGCCCCCGGAAGCGCCGTCCGCACCGCCCTCGCCGGGTGACGCACCCCCCGAGGCCTGGCGCCCCACGGCCCACCACACCCCCGAGGCCCGCACCGCCTGGGACGCGACCGCACCCCCAGAGGCCTGGGAGCCACCAGCCACCCCCTCCCCACAGCAACAACCACAGCCGCAACCGGACCTCCACGGCCACCCGCCCCGCCCCCGCACCGTCCACGTCGGTGACGGGCCGCCCACCTACGACGCCGAGCCCACCGCCCTCCCCGTCGCCGACCCGGACGAGCTGCAGCCCCTCGTCGCCGACACCGTGCTCGACGGCGCCCAGTACGGGACGTACACCCTCCGCGCCGCATCCATCCGCGGCGACTCCGCCCGCTACCGCGGCGAACCCCGCCGCGACGCACTGCTCACCGCCCGCTTCGGCCACGGCGACGACGCCCTCGTCCTCGTCGCCGTGGCCAGCGGCGTGCGCGCCGCCGAGAGCGCGCACCTCGCCGCGGCCGACGCCTGCCTCTGGATCGGCGGCGGCGTCGGCCGCAGTCACGCACGTCTCGCCGACGACATACGGGCGGGCCGCAGGGGCGACCTCAAGTCCGGACTGCACCGCCTCACCGACCGCACCTACGGCAAACTGCGCGCCGGTGCCTCCCGACTCGACCTGGACTCCGAGGAGTACACGGCGAGCCTGCGCTGCCTGCTGCTGCCCGCCGACCCTCAATGCAGGACCCGGGTCTTCTTCGGCGTCGGCGCCGGTGGGCTGTTCCGCCTCCGCGACGGCGCCTGGCAGGACCTTGAGCCACTGGTTCCCGAGCCCGCGGCCGGCACCGGTGAGCCCGTGGTCGGCTTCGGCTCGGTCCCGGCCGAGACCTCCGACGGCGACCGCCTCACCATGGACCTCGGCATTACGACGCCCCCGTCGCCGTACGTCGAGAGCGGGCCCCCGCCCACCGAGCCGTTCCGCTTCCGGGCGTCGGTGGCCCGCCCGGGTGACACTCTCCTGCTGTGCAGCGGCGGCCTCGCCGAACCTCTGCGCGGCGAGCCCGCCCTCGGCAAGGAGCTCGCCGAACGCTGGGCCCCCACCGAGCCGCCGGGCCTCGCCGAGTACCTCGCGGACGTCGGCCTGAGGGTGAAGGGTTACGCCGACGACCGGACGGCGGTGGCCGTCTGGGAGGCGTGA
- a CDS encoding pyruvate dehydrogenase, whose product MAKQKVAEQFVDILVRAGVQRLYGVVGDSLNPVVDAVRRTSGIEWIQVRHEEAAAFAAGAEAQLTGRLAACAGSCGPGNLHLINGLYDAHRSMAPVLALASQIPSSEIGLGYFQETHPDQLFRECSHYCELISSTKQMPRVLQTAIQHAVGRSGVSVVSMPGDVASDTVPERALEHALVTSRPTVRPADTEIDKLVRLIDDADRITLFCGSGTAGAHAEVMQFAERVKSPVGHALRGKQWIQYANPYDVGMSGLLGYGAAYEATHECDLLILLGTDFPYNDFLPDDVKIAQVDVRPEHLGRRSKLDLAVWGDVRETLRCLTPRVKAKTSRKFLDRMLKKHADALEGVVKAYTRKVEKRVPIHPEYVASVLDELADDDAVFTVDTGMCNVWAARYITPNGRRSIIGSFTHGSMANAMPQAIGAQFTDRKRQVVSMSGDGGFSMLMGDFLTLVQYDLPVKVIVFNNSSLSMVELEMLVDGLPSHGTENKNPDFAAVARACGAYGVRVEKPKHLAGALKDAFRHKGPALVDVVTDPNALSMPPKIRADMVSGFALSASKVVLDGGVGRMLQMARSNLRNVPRP is encoded by the coding sequence ATGGCCAAGCAGAAAGTGGCGGAGCAGTTCGTCGACATCCTCGTCCGCGCAGGGGTCCAGCGCCTCTATGGTGTCGTCGGCGACAGTCTCAACCCCGTCGTCGACGCCGTCCGCCGCACTTCCGGGATCGAGTGGATCCAGGTCAGGCACGAGGAGGCCGCGGCCTTCGCGGCCGGCGCCGAGGCCCAGCTGACCGGCCGGCTCGCGGCCTGCGCGGGCTCCTGCGGCCCCGGCAACCTGCACCTGATCAACGGCCTCTACGACGCCCACCGCTCCATGGCCCCCGTCCTCGCCCTCGCATCGCAGATCCCGTCCAGCGAGATCGGCCTCGGCTACTTTCAGGAGACGCACCCCGACCAGCTCTTCCGCGAGTGCAGCCACTACTGCGAGCTGATCTCCAGTACCAAGCAGATGCCGCGCGTCCTGCAGACCGCGATCCAGCACGCGGTCGGCCGCAGCGGCGTCAGCGTGGTCTCCATGCCCGGCGACGTCGCGTCGGACACCGTCCCCGAACGGGCCCTGGAACACGCGCTGGTGACCTCCCGTCCGACCGTACGCCCGGCCGACACCGAGATCGACAAGCTCGTCCGCCTGATCGACGACGCGGACCGGATTACCCTCTTCTGCGGCAGCGGCACAGCCGGCGCGCACGCCGAGGTCATGCAGTTCGCCGAGCGGGTCAAGTCCCCGGTCGGGCACGCCCTGCGCGGCAAACAATGGATTCAGTACGCCAACCCCTACGACGTAGGCATGAGCGGCCTTCTCGGCTACGGCGCGGCGTACGAGGCCACACACGAATGCGACCTGCTGATCCTGCTCGGCACCGACTTCCCCTACAACGACTTCCTCCCCGACGACGTCAAGATCGCCCAGGTCGATGTGCGGCCCGAGCACCTGGGCCGCCGCTCCAAGCTCGATCTGGCGGTCTGGGGCGACGTACGCGAGACGCTGCGCTGTCTGACGCCGCGCGTGAAGGCCAAGACCAGCCGCAAGTTTCTCGACCGGATGCTGAAGAAACACGCGGACGCCCTCGAAGGCGTGGTGAAGGCGTACACCCGCAAGGTCGAGAAGCGGGTCCCGATCCATCCCGAGTACGTCGCTTCCGTCCTCGACGAACTGGCTGACGACGACGCCGTGTTCACGGTCGACACGGGCATGTGCAACGTCTGGGCTGCCCGCTACATCACCCCCAACGGGCGGCGCAGCATCATCGGCTCCTTCACCCACGGATCGATGGCCAACGCCATGCCGCAGGCGATCGGAGCCCAGTTCACCGACCGCAAGCGTCAGGTCGTCTCGATGTCCGGCGACGGCGGCTTCAGCATGCTGATGGGCGACTTCCTGACCCTCGTCCAGTACGACCTGCCGGTGAAGGTGATCGTCTTCAACAACTCCTCCCTCAGCATGGTCGAGCTGGAAATGCTGGTCGACGGCCTGCCGTCGCACGGCACGGAGAACAAGAACCCGGACTTCGCGGCGGTCGCGCGCGCATGCGGCGCGTACGGCGTGCGCGTGGAGAAGCCGAAACATCTGGCGGGTGCGCTCAAGGACGCGTTCCGGCACAAGGGCCCGGCCCTGGTCGACGTGGTGACCGACCCGAATGCCCTGTCCATGCCGCCGAAGATCCGCGCCGACATGGTGAGCGGCTTCGCGCTGTCCGCCAGCAAGGTCGTGCTGGACGGCGGGGTGGGCCGGATGCTCCAGATGGCGCGCTCGAACCTGCGCAACGTACCGAGACCGTGA
- a CDS encoding ATP-binding protein: MTGKQASGRGPAARAQLRRRLARADLAAVPEVRRALRDLLRHRGRRECSDVAELLTTELVTNALVHTEHDAEVTATVSVSRLRVEVRDFVARHPTLRVPVADDGTNGRGLVLVQALADAWGVKAHGVGKAVWFELDMAGGGPA, from the coding sequence ATGACAGGGAAACAGGCGAGCGGGCGGGGTCCGGCCGCACGCGCTCAGTTACGACGCAGACTGGCCCGCGCGGATCTCGCGGCGGTTCCCGAAGTACGGCGCGCTCTGCGCGACCTGCTGAGGCACCGCGGACGCCGGGAGTGTTCGGATGTCGCCGAGCTCCTCACCACGGAGCTCGTGACCAATGCTCTCGTCCATACGGAGCACGACGCGGAGGTCACCGCGACCGTGAGCGTCTCCAGACTCCGCGTCGAGGTGCGGGACTTCGTGGCACGGCACCCCACATTGCGCGTGCCGGTCGCCGACGACGGTACGAACGGCAGGGGGCTCGTCCTGGTCCAGGCCCTCGCGGACGCGTGGGGCGTAAAGGCGCACGGCGTAGGAAAAGCGGTGTGGTTCGAGCTGGACATGGCGGGCGGCGGACCGGCGTAA